A region from the Corylus avellana chromosome ca7, CavTom2PMs-1.0 genome encodes:
- the LOC132186548 gene encoding precursor of CEP9 gives MIPNYSFSFRDTDAVHKDDFRPTTPGNSPGVGHSIPLDHEAGVEPKALSKSSDVRHSLARFKNVPRPPTAPGHSPGVGHSFPLHQADGRHSLTGDIDAHRPTAPGHSPGVGHSFPLHEVDVEPIKALSKSPDVRHSLMRDIDAQRPTTPGHSPGVGHSFPLHEVDVEPIKALSKSPGVRHSLTRDIDAQRPTTPGHSPGVGHFFPLHVADVEPIKALSKSPVVRHSLTGDIDAHRPTAPGNHGVGHSFPLQEADVAGFTDADQPTAPGHSPGVGHSFPHHEADVEPIKALSKSPGVRHSLTGDIDAHRPTAPEHSHGVSHSFPLQEADVTGSTVTDRPTTPGHSPGVGHVLQNKNAEPNA, from the coding sequence ATGATACCAAATTACAGCTTTAGCTTCCGTGACACAGATGCTGTGCACAAAGATGATTTCCGACCTACAACACCAGGCAACAGCCCTGGTGTTGGCCACTCTATTCCACTTGATCACGAAGCAGGCGTTGAACCAAAGGCACTAAGCAAGAGTTCTGATGTCAGACATTCTCTTGCACGATTCAAAAATGTTCCCCGGCCGCCCACAGCCCCGGGACACAGTCCTGGTGTTGGCCACTCTTTTCCTCTTCATCAAGCAGATGGTAGGCATTCACTTACGGGAGATATTGATGCTCACCGGCCCACAGCACCCGGACACAGCCCTGGCGTTGGTCACTCTTTTCCTCTTCATGAAGTAGATGTTGAACCAATCAAGGCACTAAGCAAGAGCCCAGATGTTAGACATTCTCTTATGAGAGATATCGATGCTCAGAGGCCCACAACACCCGGACACAGCCCTGGTGTTGGCCACTCTTTTCCTCTTCATGAAGTAGATGTTGAACCGATCAAGGCACTAAGCAAGAGCCCAGGTGTTAGACATTCTCTTACGAGAGATATCGATGCTCAACGGCCCACAACACCCGGACACAGCCCTGGCGTTGGccacttttttcctcttcatgTAGCAGATGTTGAACCGATCAAGGCACTAAGCAAGAGCCCAGTTGTTAGACATTCTCTTACAGGAGATATCGATGCTCACCGGCCCACAGCACCCGGAAACCATGGTGTTGGCCACTCTTTTCCTCTTCAGGAAGCTGATGTCGCAGGATTCACAGACGCTGACCAGCCCACAGCACCTGGACACAGCCCTGGCGTTGGCCACTCTTTTCCTCATCATGAAGCAGATGTTGAACCGATCAAGGCACTAAGCAAGAGCCCAGGTGTTAGACATTCTCTTACAGGAGATATCGATGCTCATCGGCCCACAGCACCAGAACACAGCCATGGTGTTAGCCACTCTTTTCCTCTCCAGGAAGCTGATGTCACAGGATCCACAGTGACTGATCGGCCCACAACACCTGGACACAGCCCTGGCGTTGGCCATgttcttcaaaacaaaaatgcagAACCAAATGCGTAG